aaaaatttttttttaaaagtgggcgtggtccgtctccgattttgctaatttttattaagcgtacatacagtaataggagtaatgttcctgccaaatttcatcatgatatcttcaacgactgccaaattacagctcgcaaaattttaaattaccttcctttaaaagttggcagtgccacgcccattgtccaaaattttactagttttctattctgcgtcataagttcaactcatctaccaagtttcgtcgctttatctgtcttttgtaatgaattatcgcactttctcggtttttcgaaattttcgatatcgaaaaagtgggcgtggttatattccgatatcgttcattttaaatagcgatctgagatgagtgctcaggaacctacataccaaatttcatcaagatacctcaaaatttactcaagttatcgtgttaacggacggacggacggacggacatggctcaatcaaattttttttcgatcctgattattttgatatatggaagtctatatctatctcgattcctttatatatgtacaaccaaccgttatccaatcaaagttaatatactctgtgagctctgctcaactgagtataacaaacaaaaacattcttTCATTTTCAGTTAAAATATACTTGGATAAAAAAGAAACACACAAAattccaataaataaaaaatttaaatataaatatttcattaatttcaatacattttagctGAAAACATACCTACGCAGTAATTAAACATTATATAAATGCCACACAGACTGCTTCCCAACTTTGCTCATCTTCTTCTCGTTGAAAACCGGAGTCTCCGCGTTAGATCCCTTTAGTATCATCGATTAAGCTGGAGTCTGgttgttatctccctttagcttattAACACTTGTGCCTTTGCTTCTCAAGCCATTATTGTCTCCCTCttcctgtattacagcttttgaggtacatggctTTATTTCCCTCTTCGATCAGCTTTGCAGATTTTGAAGTTTGGTTCCTGTCATTACGGCTAATTCGGCTCCTGGTTCTTGGACTGGAGCGTTTACCCTCCCCTTATGCCTCTTAAAAGCATGCTTGTCAGGTTCAGCCGATCGCTGCCTCTTGCTTCTAGGGGCTTCTTCCCCTTCgatgcggttgcaaaattgaggGTTGTTCACAGCAAAGCTTCCACTGTCTCACGGGCTCATGCCAAGCGATCGCCCTCATCGTTGGTTGGGTGAACCACTGGGCCCAAGAgctgcataattcttaatgcaTCCCAATATTTTGAGAGGGTTCTCTTAAGCTCTCTATCTCGTTGTTTCCGTTCTTAATTCTTTGTCCGGGCTAGTATGCCGCTCCTTTTCCGAGCGCACTGACTGCACACTATTATCGCTATCCGCGTCCGAGTCATAGCTGATAGCGATTTCCTCTTTCCCGAACTGCGACGCCATCGTCTTTTCCTTCGCATCCTTACTGTTTCTTAAAGTgtttgagttcatcttggtcgtacgaccacctgcccacaAGGCGGACTCAGTggtctaatgttaaaaatggggataaaaacCGTCGCCCACAACAGCGCCCTTGTTGTGGTAAGGAAatcattacttcccgaggcggcccggtatcgggaaggctccgttcaaatacagccgaaactATCCCCTGGTTGCAAATCGTCCagtaggcacggtccgcataacaccctgcaTTATGGATTATCAcacataggttaggttgaactggccggtccatgagggcctcacatagactgaatgagtccgtagtgttaccatacGTTTGTTCTAACGACCAAACTCAAAaattctatcaaaaaccagggcctatgttaaaaaataactccgttctcttggcaaatactataagctttccaggacttaagccacttgctgcttctagatctgacagctgtatcactcctaatagctggagccttagcctggcaagcgcagggcacgagcacagaacgtgctagatcgttttctcctccaacccgcacttcctacatctgatttCACTGgccagcctaatttaaaggcatatgacgccagaaggtagtgtctagtcagaatacccgtcatgggtctacagtcttctctttttaatgatagaatcaactttgttagtctaaggtagtaagacttacacataatcttcgacactttacagcctcgcgattgaacccacgcctttcctgcttggtcgggcatgtgcacctctcaccttcgcttaatctcgcccagtctaactgGGATTATCCCACATactataattaattttaatataaacaaagATTATTAAAAAGGGATAAAGAAACAGCATGTCCGGATACTAGAATTGTGCGGTTGTTAACTATTTCTAGTAACCGGACACTTTGTCCGGATTGTGGAAAACACTATTATTTTTATTCCAATTTCCGTACAGGtgcatttacaaaaatatatacatattttcactAATTTTAAACTGTTATCACGTATTTTTGTCAATTATTTATAGAATGACAATCATTTGAAACACTTTTGTCACCTAATTATTAGTAAAAACTCACCTGATAGAAGTGAAGTAGACtagcaaaaaaattgaaaagtagcaCGTCTTAACACTTCACTTCACACACGTAAACTAAAAGTGAAACAACAAAGCTTCTTTTGAAAATAAAGCAAAAGGCAAATTGCGAAACCGTTATAAATGAGTAGCTTCTTCCaatgaatttttcgaattttaaaaTAAGTCAACGGTTTGCTTATTTAAAACGATTAAAGTGAAAAATGTCCGGTTactggtaaataaataaataaatgtaaggcgcgataacctccgaagagatttaaggccgagcttctcttccaatttgcgtcgtgctcctcttgattttccctacaaattggccggacgggacctacatgttttatgccgactccgaacggcatctgcaaggcagatgagttttcactgagagcttttcatggcagaaatacacccggagcgcttgccaaacactgccgaggggcgaccccgcttagaaaatttttcttctaattgaaaaaccttatttctaaaattttgatgttgctttgcccgggagttgaacccagggcatacggcgtgataggcggagcacgctaccatcacaccacggtggccgccgactgGTACTGGTACATCTACCCTAAGAAGCacctagcctcattgccagacactttccatagtggctttgtccaACCAGACACTTTTTATAATGTAAAACTGCACTTTTTCGTAAGCTGAAAGTTAttttacggcaaacaaaatttcaaaggttttttttaaagattttgtattcgaatttcagtataaaattgcttcgatgttctttgaagtttagaaggattaaaagtgtctgtcaaagccactatggaaagtgtctggcaatgaggctagtggcttcttatatcatGACggagaccatatatgaaaatcagtctttataaaatgacgaaagaaatgtctatttttctgcaaaatttttgcacgatatctgctaaagccactatgactcagTTGGAAGTATGTATGAACTGACGAAATTtcgacttttataaaatgacgaaggtctggcagtcagGAGCCCTTGCTCAATAAGGAcatcagatttttcttgtgaGTGGTAACTGAAGGCATTTGAAAACACCATTGAATATCAAATCATTATTCTCTTAAAGTTCCTAGCTAAGTAAGGGCATTTCCTTTCCTTCCTCCGCTATCAAAGGGTGGTGGATGTAGCAAAGCAACAAACTTTTctaattttctttgatacattcagcGGGCATAACGTAAACACCCATTAATGTTCCGGAAAACTGTTTTCTCGTATTCTTGATCTTTTGATCTATCCATAGTTGCCCCTCTGAACCAgattgtaataaataatattagagCTGACAATGACAAAGAGTCATCCGTATAAAACCTCCGAAGCGTTTGAAAGCTTCATATTTAAGTTTGCATGAAAATTATGCATCGTTTCGCCTGCTTGTTTAGTTGTTTGATGTTCTTCTGTCCTCATTCTTTTAAATTCGGGATATTTGCATTCCCACCTCCTCACAGTTCGAGGTTTGTCCTTATACCTTggccatgccaatgctaaaataCCTTGGCGCTAAGGGAGTAAGCTTCCTGACCCACGTTTTCAAGCCTGAGAAACCGGCTATCAGTccgttcgccagtagcgaagacattggaaaccttcctgctccgtcagtttactgcgaatcttcgcctagccactcatcagcatggtttctgcaaaatgcatagcactaccgGCGCTGTCAAACGATTTTGACACATCAACCAGGGCACTCTACTCCAAGATGCAGAAGGTTCACCCTTTCCCCTTTGTAtgaaaaggtggactgcaaattatcttaACCTAGTCgaccaaatccacggccactctgttttgcgacgtggaatatgggacgttcacgtcgatggtgttgcaCTACCGATTGTCTCTAAAGATCTTAGGGATAACATTCGGTCACACTCTCACCTTCCAGGCGTATGCCATCGAAtctgtatctaaagtacaaatccgcaacaaaatcctcaagtcgcttgccagtaGCACTTGGAGAACAGTtgaagaaacgttgctagccacgtacaaagcaattggccggccactcAACAGCAAGTCCAAACTACGGTGATACAATCGTACCATACCCTTCCTCATATATGGCGAGGAAAAATTGATTGCCAGTCATATAAGACAGTGCTTCTGTTTTATAaacattttcttatggtccaaGGAGTTACTATGGCCTCATAAAATCTCAACtttaaatcgcaaaaatattttttgcactaagaatttttcaattccttttgcaattcctttgaggaatgggaaattattaattacttttggcattccttgtaatttaattggaaaattttcaattatatttgcaaTTCATTTCCAAAGTTCTGGGGCAGAAATTACTTTTGCGCTAAGTATTtgatttcaattacaaacaaaattgTTTGTACTCGAGCCTCCAAAAAACGAAAGACATTTGGTGTTTTTTTTGGGGAATTGAAATGTAGGAGCAATATGTATGTAGGAGCATTATGTAGGAGCAATACCGCTGTTAGCTGTTATTAGACTACTTTTAGGTATAGTATCCGAAGTCTACGAACAGTGTGGAGCGCATACGCATCCGTGACTATGATGTCTCGCGTTTTGCGCATTTATTCGTTTAACAGCTCCTTGAACTTTTCTGGTAGAGAATCCATAGCCATAGAAGCCATATAGCAGGATGTCAGGAGAATAACTTTCCCCCCAGTCGTTGAGagcagagctgggtagtaatgattatTTTAGGTATTCAGCTACCGTCAATTCCCCATTACATctacttgaggaaagtaatcaattcctttgctgtggaaaAGTTCAAGGAGCTGTTAAACGAATAAATGCGCAAAACGCGAGGCATCATAGTCACGGATGCGTATGCGCTCCACACTGTTCGTAGACTTCGGATactaaagtagtctaataacaGCTAACAGCGGTATTGCTCCTACATaaagtaatatactctgtgctcACCATAATCGCCTAAGATCTATACccgaggtaggtatgcctgtcataaaaggcgactaaaataccaaatagattcatggggtagtgtagcgcaacccttccaaCGGGTTTTCAGCACAATATATAgcatctccaacccaattgtcaacctcacctatccgaggctctggcgaccccgcaCTCCTCATggttctagggggtgggagggcaggatggcctggaaggtcgcatgtggtcataacaaatcgttcccgcgatggtcgggcttggtaccggaacgtacctggtctgtatccggcgaaggaccatcaacatcgataacactccccaaggccttcggggagggtccttatcgttaaaacaacaacaacaacctatctTTTTATACGGCCCTTACGCAGATACATGTTTGAGGGTGTTTGATGGGCTTATGCATATCAGCCTCGGCATATCCCCAAAAACAAGGCAGAAAAGGTCACGTCCACTATATTATAAACTCTAGAAGAACAGACTGGACCGAAATCCATTAATTTTTAAATGGAAAACTTGGGCAGCTGAAGAAGGTTGCCGCTCCCGATGTATCAATACGCTAAGATTCAGGAGCACGACAAAGACACCATGGTTGAGTAAGGAGCTAAAATTTCTTAGAGCACAGACTAGGGAGACATTTAAGCTAGCAAAGGCTGTGAAGTACACAAGGAGAAGAATGTTCCAATGCCCGACTGTTTCTGATGTCCTCGTTAAGGCAAACGCGTTGATGTTGCCATACAGGAAGCACTATGGAAGGGGATAGGCAGAATGGCAATCGGGTTTTGCGACGTCTACAAGAGTGGTCATAGTATGAATAAAAGCCCAACTCTGATCCAAGGTGTGGGTTTTGTGGTGTGAAAGAAACTTCGCCGCCAAGTACTGTTCACGTCTGTGACCCGCATCAagacgaaatttttcaaaataacgtCTCAATATCATTCTAAAatcgactttaacgccagggtaggAAAGGAAGTGGTATTTGGTCCTACAGTCGGAAAATTTAGCTTCCACGATGTAACAATTCCCATCGGGTTGAAAATGGTTATGGTATATATGGTTATTTGCAGTACAATCGGAGGACACGAAATCAAACAGATTACGTCAAGATCTGCGGTAGGCATATTTCCAGTGTCCTGGATTTACGCACTTTGCGAGGTCCACTTTGCGCAGCCAAGAAAATTCGCGCAGTGACTTAAGAAAAGTTTGCCATTGAAAAGCTGCTCACAAAACACAGCTGATGATGACTTTACTCGGATCTCACCTcttaaacaaataataaatacttAGCGCGATTAACCTCCGATGACATTTATGCCTCCTCCTTCGGAGTGTTTACCTAACTACTGCCGATGGGCGCCCGCTCACCTCTGCTCACTGCATGTTTCTCTTCCATCACGTACCGCCGCTGCTGATACCATAGGTTTCCAGCGAGCCCGAAAAAACAACTGCTAGGAAAAGGAGTGTTTCTCTacctcaaaaaaaaaaggaagcagCCTAGCGGGACACGCTACGTACTAGCGCCGTTTATTGAGCGTAGCTTATGAGGTTTTGCCAAATGACGTTGGGCAATACCATCAGTTCCGTAAGGGTTGGTAAAGACCAAACCAGAACCAAACGAAACTTCAGACAAGTAAACTTCCATTTGTGGGATTTACAGAAACCAATGCTGGAGAGTATAATTTTAGGAGCAGAACTAAATTGCTAATCTATTATTAGAGTTTATAGCTGCTGGTGTTACGGCGGGTCACAAGCACAGCCCACAATCCGCTCTGCAGGGAATAGAGTAACGTTACACGTTTCTATAGCGAGTTGCTTGATCCAAGATAGATGACCGTCAGACACTACAAATGGAATCCCTTAGCTAGTTTTTAAACCGATTATGATCTTATcaagttgtcgccttctcacttTCGCTCACCACTAAACGGTTATCCTGTGACTATCAAGATGTTGCTTGGACATAAGCCTCCGAAAGTGGTACGCTAATTGAAAAGAATCGCCGTCATTGCTTGGTGAATGGCGATCAGAAGCTTTTCCCACTTGCGTAGACTTTTACACACGGCAAGTAATTAGCCTTAGTGAGTGGACATacaccaaattaaaataaataaggggaaaaaagaggaagaaaagaaattgaaaagaGGAAACCTGGAAAAGGAAAATAGGAGACGGGAACCGAAAGACTTGGACTCACATAGAAAAATGAGATATGAGTTAGCGTAATCACGTTAGATTTTTATCGAAACTATATATAggagtttggttgttgttgttgttatagcagtgcttcgccccacctaaggggtgcggccgatcacaaattatcatcaatatcctctaacgggagtccgaggaaacttgctgtttcaacaggggtggaccataatgagaggggtgctagaggcgttggttccatattacaattaaagagatggttggtgtcatgtaggaacacattgcaagcggggcatacattttgtatgtcggggttgattctggataggtaagagtttaacctgttacagtatccagaacgaagttgagctagagtgactcgcgtttccctggggagtatgcgttcctattccgcaagttttgggtactgttctttgagtactgggatcaccggacaattcctggcataaaggtccgacgcctgtttgtggagttcactgaggagttgcttgtgtttttttttttttggtgcataCGGCTGagttcaggtgccgtatttcctcataaagcttacggagatgactccttaagcccctaggcggtgttggctcatcaatcagatgtctgttgggttgctcaggtttctgggtattcaacaggaactgtttggttaacatTTCATTTGGAGTTTGGttcttgttgttgtgttaacaggaGATTGGTAAAATTCCCTTACCGAAATCCAAAGCAGAAATAATTTTTGCATGACTATTTcgaataattgttatttttttaatacttaGGGTTTCCATTTTACACAATTGGACGGTTTCCCAATGATGTCTGCACTGGTGCGAATTTATTATCAGGCACATGCGTGGTGCGTGGCGAATGTAGTGAGAATGGGGGCGTGGCAGCTGGTACATGTAGTACGATTACCACTCAAGCTGTTTGTTGTATATGTAAGTAATTATGTAAAGAGATGCGGAGAGAGTACTTCAACTTTTTCCCATATATACAAAACAGATCAAATGGGCTGCGGCTCCAGTACGAGTTACAATAATACATATTTCTACAATTCAGGCTATCCTGGTGCATACAATGGTGGTGGACGGTAAGTAATTTATACAGCAAGTATAGAAAACTCAATCATCGAAATCATATACTATAACGATGTGATCCCTTCTCTCTATCTAACCAACTTCCAGCTGCTCAATTGTTATATCACCATGCGATGCAAATATTTGTCAGTTACGCATTGATTTCCGAACACTATCTATAGCACCACCAAGTGGTGATGGTTTTTGTCAAACCGATACACTAACTGTAACGGGTGGTGCTTCGCGTGTACCCACAATTTGTGGTGAAAATAATGGACAACATGTTTACGTCGATTTCAATGGCGAATCACCAATCACAATTTCAGTAGCCACATCCGATTCGTACACATTTAATAGACAATGGCAATTACAAATAGCACAAATTGCTTGCGCTTCTGCAACACAAGCACCTTTTGGATGTCTACAATACTATATGGGTGGAAGTGGCACAGTATCGAGTTTTAATTATGATTCTGCAGCCAATTCGATGCAAAATTCAATTGGTGTTACAGGTACACGACAAATTGCCAATCAACAATATGGTATTTGTGTGCGTATGGGTGCCGGGATGTGCTCAATTACATGGTCCCAAGTAGGTTCTGATGCGTATTCGTTTACATTAACTGGTGATGTGGGCGTTATAGATCCAGCGCTATTGGGTACAGCTACAGTACAGATTCAAGATTGTACAACAGATTTTATAATTATACCGAATCCAATACAAAATGGTTTAACATTGGCTAGTGATCGTTTTTGTGGTTTAGGATTGGTGAGCACAACGAGTGCAACAAAACCATTTGTAATTTACACTGTAACAGATGCAAATGAGGATTTGGATATGTCGAATAGGGGTTTTCATTTATCATATGAACAGAATGCATGTCCTGTAATTTAGATTCAGATTTCTTTAAGTTAATAGTGTCACAAGAGAATTGCATTTTCAATAATTAAGTAGAgttaagtaaatatatatatttataaatatatatatttattatatataaatttttaagcaTAATATAGTATAATTGTTTAAGAAAAATTCCTTTGAACTCTATGGCGCACAgtataaaataggttttaaatttagttgcagatttttggtataattttctataagctatctgtcaaaaaagctgtaactaaatataaaacctattttataTTGACTATGACTGTGCACCTATACAtattcatttaatttcatttcatttattaaaagaaatatatattagtacaataatatcatgtatgatcttttatagtacaacagacattaaatgacaggataataataaaacattcaAGTTTTAAATTTAACACATTAACCTAACATATTTaaggtatataaaataatatatgatgGAAACCAAAACAGATTCATAACAGAATATGCTCACTACAATTCATAgaggaaaaaaaaagaaaagtttaacgTTAGCAAATATTCGCTCCCAACGCTTACGAACGCTTACGAAAAAcaattatgaaaataaaaacgAACTTAGTATTAAAATCGGTTATATCTAAATATACAGTAAGCCATTTTCGAAAACAGAATTGCTAGTTGGGTACCAGAATActtaagataataataataataattggctAGAAGATATGTAGGTAAACTCAGTTTCAAATCAAGACATTCATTGACGAAAGAACGAATATATAACATTCTTAAAGTTGCTTTTACTTAAGCTATTGCGAATTGAGTTCGGGATGGAGTTCCATatgcggatagcattgacaaagaatagccttgCAGAGTTCAGGTAGTTGTAGTTTGGTAAAATTATGTCACATATGCGAGCAGACTGCGAAAGAGTCAACTTGTTATATAAGTAACTGGGCACTTTATCTGCCATAATACGACAAAGGAAAATGCAGTTCCTCGCTCTAAGGTAGAGACCTCACAACCCAACCAACGAGTCCTccattcagatacatggtcaaatcTTGCTAAGACAAAAACATATCGCGTTACATGATTGAAGGCTACATCAATTTTGTGTGCAGACTTGGAATCTAGTTTGCTGTATACACATTCCGCATAACAATATTAATTATATAGCCAGCTTTCTTCTTATTTCTAGCGGGGTAAAGGCCGCCGATACTCTTAAGTTTCGTAGGGTATAGTAAACTTTACTGATGACAGAATTAACGTGATCAACACAGGACAGATTAGAATTTATGACGAAGCCCAGATTCGTCGCCTTAGAAACATATTTCAGACAGTTAACATTAATGTAAAGATTTGGTAGATCCTGAAAGTTAATATGCTTTTTTGAAATGGGAagtacatacgatttagcactgtTAAAAGCAAGGAGATTCGTAGATGCCCAATGGGATAAGGATGACAGGTCACTGTTAAACTTGGCACAAAGTTCAGAGGCTTGCCCCTGCATCGCTGACATATAGATCTGGATATCATCTGCGTAGGCATGTATCTGCGCATGCTGGCAGGAGCTGAAGATGTCATTtataaatagacaaaataatagcgGTCCCAATATAGAACCTTGGGGTACACCAGCGAGCAATGGCCTAATGTCAGATATTTCCGATCCAACCTTAACACGCTGCGCTCTACCCCCCAAGTAGCTCATCATTAATTTTACCGCAGAGTCACTAAATCCGAAGTAGGCTTTCAGCTTCATACATAGCAAACTATGGTTAACTGATTCAAATGCCTTT
The Eurosta solidaginis isolate ZX-2024a chromosome 5, ASM4086904v1, whole genome shotgun sequence DNA segment above includes these coding regions:
- the LOC137253808 gene encoding uncharacterized protein isoform X1; its protein translation is MTAFSVVAALLTLSIVGYVMCKDNINEYPSLLSFQNSLETPIESMMSTTDILQNHSHSRSPRWFPFYTIGRFPNDVCTGANLLSGTCVVRGECSENGGVAAGTCSTITTQAVCCIYQMGCGSSTSYNNTYFYNSGYPGAYNGGGRCSIVISPCDANICQLRIDFRTLSIAPPSGDGFCQTDTLTVTGGASRVPTICGENNGQHVYVDFNGESPITISVATSDSYTFNRQWQLQIAQIACASATQAPFGCLQYYMGGSGTVSSFNYDSAANSMQNSIGVTGTRQIANQQYGICVRMGAGMCSITWSQVGSDAYSFTLTGDVGVIDPALLGTATVQIQDCTTDFIIIPNPIQNGLTLASDRFCGLGLVSTTSATKPFVIYTVTDANEDLDMSNRGFHLSYEQNACPVI
- the LOC137253808 gene encoding uncharacterized protein isoform X4 is translated as MMSTTDILQNHSHSRSPRWFPFYTIGRFPNDVCTGANLLSGTCVVRGECSENGGVAAGTCSTITTQAVCCIYQMGCGSSTSYNNTYFYNSGYPGAYNGGGRCSIVISPCDANICQLRIDFRTLSIAPPSGDGFCQTDTLTVTGGASRVPTICGENNGQHVYVDFNGESPITISVATSDSYTFNRQWQLQIAQIACASATQAPFGCLQYYMGGSGTVSSFNYDSAANSMQNSIGVTGTRQIANQQYGICVRMGAGMCSITWSQVGSDAYSFTLTGDVGVIDPALLGTATVQIQDCTTDFIIIPNPIQNGLTLASDRFCGLGLVSTTSATKPFVIYTVTDANEDLDMSNRGFHLSYEQNACPVI
- the LOC137253808 gene encoding uncharacterized protein isoform X3, whose amino-acid sequence is MTAFSVVAALLTLSIVGYVMWFPFYTIGRFPNDVCTGANLLSGTCVVRGECSENGGVAAGTCSTITTQAVCCIYQMGCGSSTSYNNTYFYNSGYPGAYNGGGRCSIVISPCDANICQLRIDFRTLSIAPPSGDGFCQTDTLTVTGGASRVPTICGENNGQHVYVDFNGESPITISVATSDSYTFNRQWQLQIAQIACASATQAPFGCLQYYMGGSGTVSSFNYDSAANSMQNSIGVTGTRQIANQQYGICVRMGAGMCSITWSQVGSDAYSFTLTGDVGVIDPALLGTATVQIQDCTTDFIIIPNPIQNGLTLASDRFCGLGLVSTTSATKPFVIYTVTDANEDLDMSNRGFHLSYEQNACPVI
- the LOC137253808 gene encoding uncharacterized protein isoform X2, whose protein sequence is MTAFSVVAALLTLSINSLETPIESMMSTTDILQNHSHSRSPRWFPFYTIGRFPNDVCTGANLLSGTCVVRGECSENGGVAAGTCSTITTQAVCCIYQMGCGSSTSYNNTYFYNSGYPGAYNGGGRCSIVISPCDANICQLRIDFRTLSIAPPSGDGFCQTDTLTVTGGASRVPTICGENNGQHVYVDFNGESPITISVATSDSYTFNRQWQLQIAQIACASATQAPFGCLQYYMGGSGTVSSFNYDSAANSMQNSIGVTGTRQIANQQYGICVRMGAGMCSITWSQVGSDAYSFTLTGDVGVIDPALLGTATVQIQDCTTDFIIIPNPIQNGLTLASDRFCGLGLVSTTSATKPFVIYTVTDANEDLDMSNRGFHLSYEQNACPVI